In a genomic window of Gemmatimonadetes bacterium T265:
- a CDS encoding hydrolase (frameshifted, insertion at around 211113), translating into MGGNGWGNHELEYYTPGARNAALDGAGHLVIEARRESVGGNAYTSARLLTKGHFAQAYGRFEARIRPPTGSGIWPAFWTLGANIDTVGWPAAGELDVMEIVGPHPSTVYGTAHAGGSGGTWQDGGAFTLTSGAFGDAYHVFAMEWTPYVVRWYVDSTLYHATTRAQLTGAQQWAFDHPFFIILNVAVGGDWPGAPAGDATFPQRMVVDYVRVYRADP; encoded by the coding sequence GTGGGCGGCAACGGGTGGGGGAACCACGAGCTCGAGTACTACACGCCGGGCGCGCGGAACGCGGCGCTCGACGGCGCGGGGCACCTCGTGATCGAGGCGCGGCGCGAGTCGGTCGGCGGGAACGCCTACACCTCGGCGCGCCTCCTCACCAAGGGCCACTTCGCACAGGCGTACGGCCGCTTCGAGGCGCGCATCCGGCCGCCGACCGGCTCGGGGATCTGGCCCGCGTTCTGGACGCTCGGCGCCAACATCGACACCGTCGGGTGGCCGGCCGCGGGCGAGCTCGACGTCATGGAGATCGTCGGCCCGCACCCGTCCACGGTCTACGGCACCGCCCACGCGGGCGGCAGCGGCGGCACGTGGCAGGACGGCGGCGCGTTCACGCTCACGTCCGGCGCCTTCGGCGACGCCTACCACGTGTTCGCGATGGAGTGGACCCCGTACGTGGTGCGCTGGTACGTGGACAGCACGCTGTACCACGCGACGACGCGCGCCCAGCTCACGGGCGCCCAGCAGTGGGCCTTCGACCACCCGTTCTTTATCATCCTCAACGTGGCCGTGGGCGGCGACTGGCCGGGCGCGCCGGCGGGGGACGCGACGTTCCCGCAGCGCATGGTCGTGGACTACGTGCGCGTGTACCGGGCGGACCCGTGA